One genomic region from Zalophus californianus isolate mZalCal1 chromosome 2, mZalCal1.pri.v2, whole genome shotgun sequence encodes:
- the LOC113924578 gene encoding zinc finger protein 14-like isoform X1 codes for MQDIFKEDPSNCNTIQKYHSGEDPFEHIGYDEVFTQTYTLTQHVLTHTGQRPYKWSECGKHFSHRSDLYRHQKTYMEAKPYKCNQCEKCFHNRRKLCIHQRIHTGEKPYKCDECGKNFSRNSHLRSHKITHTGENPFVCNQCGSHFRYFSSLTRHKHIHSGQKPYECHLCGKAFVQSSYLKQHERTHTGEKPYKCLLCGKAFVTSSNLREHERTHTGEKPYKCHLCGKAFVQSSCFRQHERTHTGEKPYKCHLCGKAFITSSCLKKHERTHTGEKPYKCLLCGKAFVTSSNLREHERTHTGEKPYKCPLCEKAFVTSSNLREHERTHTGEKPYKCHLCGKAFVTSSCLREHERTHTGEKPYKCPLCGKGFVTSSCLRKHERTHTGEKPYKCPLCGKAFVTSSNLREHERTHTGENPYKCPLCGKAFVESSNLKELERTHTAENPYKCPLCGKAFVTSSCL; via the coding sequence CAGAAATATCACTCAGGAGAAGACCCGTTTGAACATATTGGGTATGATGAAGTTTTCACTCAAACCTACACATTGACTCAACATGTCTTAACTCACACTGGACAGAGACCCTATAAATGGAGTGAATGTGGGAAACATTTCAGTCATAGAAGCGACCTTTATAGACACCAGAAAACTTACATGGAAGCAAAACCTTATAAATGTAATCAATGTGAGAAATGCTTCCATAATAGAAGGAAGCTTTGCATacaccagagaattcacacaggagagaaaccctataaatgtgaTGAATGTGGAAAAAACTTCAGTCGAAACTCCCACCTTCGTTCCCATAAAATAACTCACACAGGAGAGAATCCATTTGTTTGTAATCAGTGTGGGAGTCACTTCaggtatttttcatctttaactAGACATAAGCATATTCATTCTGGACAGAAGCCTTATGAATGTCATCTGTGTGGGAAAGCCTTTGTTCAAAGTTCTTATCTTAAACAACATGAGAGAacacacactggagagaaaccatataaATGTCTTCTATGTGGAAAAGCCTTTGTTACAAGCTCTAATCTTAGAGAACATGAGAGAAcgcacactggagagaaaccatataaATGTCATCTATGTGGAAAAGCCTTTgttcaaagctcttgttttaGACAACATGAGAGAAcgcacactggagagaaaccatacAAATGTCATCTATGTGGAAAAGCCTTTATTACAAGCTCTTGTCTTAAAAAACATGAGagaactcacactggagagaaaccatataaATGTCTTCTATGTGGAAAAGCCTTTGTTACAAGCTCTAATCTTAGAGAACACGAGagaactcacactggagagaaaccatataaATGTCCTCTATGTGAAAAAGCCTTTGTTACAAGCTCTAATCTTAGAGAACACGAGAGaactcatactggagagaaaccatataaATGTCATCTGTGTGGAAAAGCCTTTGTTACGAGCTCTTGTCTTCGAGAACATGAGAGAacccacactggagagaaaccatataaatgtcctttatgtggaaaaggcTTTGTTACAAGCTCTTGTCTTAGAAAACACGAGAGAacccacactggagagaaaccatataaATGTCCTCTATGTGGAAAAGCCTTTGTTACAAGCTCTAATCTTAGAGAACATGAGAGAACTCATACTGGAGAGAACCCATATAAATGTCCTCTATGTGGAAAAGCCTTTGTTGAAAGCTCTAATCTTAAAGAACTTGAGAGAACTCATACTGCAGAAAACCCGTATAAATgtcctttatgtggaaaagcctttGTTACGAGCTCTTGCCTTTGA